The Deinobacterium chartae DNA segment GCGCTCGCTCATCTCGGCCATGCGCTCGCCGAACTCGCCGTTGGTGCACACCACGATCTCGTCCCCGGGTTCCAGCAAGTTGGCGAAACCGGCCTCCATTCCCAGGCTACCCGTACCTGCGGCGAGAGCGGTAAAGGCCCCCTCGGCCGCACCGTACATGCGGCGGAGGTTGCGCTGAATGCGGGCGTTCAACTCGAACACCTGCGGGTCCATGTGGCCCAGCATGGGCTTGTGGAGCGCCGCTTGCGCGTCGGGCTGGATCGGAGTCGGTCCGGGGGTGAGCAGTAACGGTTCGGTCATGAGGGTATCTCCCGGAACGCGAGGCGTCCCGTTGGTTTCACAGCTTAACCCAGCCGGGCAGGCTAAGCTAATCGATATGTCGAGACGCGCCCTGCTGACCCTGCTGGCCGCCTGCACCGGACTGCCCGCCCTGGCCGCTCCCAGCCCGGCCGAGACCTTCGAACAGGTCTGGACGCTGATCGAACGCCGCTACATCTACCGCGCCCGTTTCGAACCGCGCTCCCCGCTGAGTCCTCTGCCGCTGCCGCGCAAAAGCGACGCCGCGCTGCCCGACGCGCTGCGCCGAGAACTGCTGTGGCAGCTGGGCACCTGGCAGGACGTGCGCGATTACTACCTCGAGCGGATCCGCCAGACCGCCGACGCGGACGCGGCGCAGCGCCTGATCGGGGAGGCCGTGAGCTGGCTGCGCGACGATCACAGCGTCTACTACCCGCCCGAGCGCGCCCGCCAGGTCCGGGCGCTGTACCCGGATCTTCCCTGCCTGCCCCTCTCCGGGGCAACCGAAACCTCCTCGAGGCAGGTGAGCGCGCAGTTGCTGGGCACGGTCGGCGTGCTTCGCATCCCGGACTTCGAGGGCTTCGCTCGCCCGGCAGAGGTCGAGGCTGCCCTGGCCGACCTCGAGACCAGGGGAGCGCGCGCGTTCGTGCTCGATCTGCGCGGCAACCCGGGCGGGCAACTGCTGGCCATGACCCGCACCGCCGCGCTGTTCGAGCGCGGCCTGCTGTGGCGGCTGCGCCTGCGCGGCTCGTTCCCGACCCCGCTGCCCACTTGGCCGCCGCTGGGAACGCCGCGTTTTCACCAGCCGCTGGCGATCCTGATCGACGCGAACGTTCACTCGGCCGCCGAAGGTTTCGCCGGAGGCCTGCAGGCACGCGGGCGCGCCCGCATCTTTGGGCAGACGCCCAGCGCCGGCAACGTGGAAGCGGTCATGCCCTACTGCCTCGAGGGCGGTGCGCTCGTGATGGTTGCGACCGGGCAGCTCGCGCCGATGGGCAGCGCGAGCTGGGAAGGTCAGGGTGTACGCCCCGACGAAACCGGAGGACTCGAGGAAGCCGCGAGGTGGGCAGGCAGCCAGGCCAGCGACTGAGGCAGGGCATGATCCGCCCTAGGTCATGCGGACAGCACCTCGAGGGTTTTGCGCGCGATCAGCAACTCTTCGTCGGTCGGGATCACCCACACCGCTACCCGCGAACTGTCCGCACTGATGCGCGCCTCGCCCCTCGAGGCATTGCGCTGCGCGTCCAGCTCGATGCCCAGGAACTCCAAGCCGGCCAGGGCCTCGGCACGCGTGTCGGCGTCGTTCTCCCCCACCCCGCCGGTGAACACCACCGCGTTAAGCCCGCCCATCGCGGCCGCGTAAGCCCCGACCGTCTTGGTCAGGCGGTAGCTCATCACCTCGAGGGCGCGCTGCGCCCAGCGGTTGCCCTCGCCCGCCGCGCGGCGCAGGTCCCGCAGGTCGTTCGAGACGCCCGAGAGGCCCAGCAGCCCCGAGCGTTTGTTCAGCAGCTCGCGCGCGTGCTCCACCCCGCCGCGCTCGGCGATCCACAGGGCGACAGCCGGGTCCAAGTCGCCCGAGCGCGTTCCCATCACCAGCCCCTCGAGCGGGGTAAAGCCCATGCTGGTGTCTACCGATCGGCCGAATTTCACGGCGGCGGCCGAAGCGCCGTTGCCCAGGTGCAGCGAGATCACCCGCAGGTCCTCGAGGGGTTGACCCAGCCGCTGCGCCAGCTGGCCGGTCACGTACTCGTGGCTGGTGCCGTGAAAGCCGTAGCGGCGGATGCCGTGTTCGGTGTAAAAGCGCGATTCGATGGCGTACAGGTAGGCGCGCTCGGGCAGGGTCGCGTGAAAGGCCGTATCGAAAACGGCCACCATCGGCAGGCCCGGCAGCACCTCGGCGGCGGCGCGGATGCCCTGGATGTTGGCCGGGTTGTGCAGCGGGGCGAGGTGCGCCATCTCCTGCAGCGTGCGCATGACTTCCGGACCGATGCGCACCGGGGTGCGGAAGCGCTCGCCGCCGTGCACCACCCGGTGTCCGACCGCAGCGATGCTTTCGAGCGGAAGGCGCGCGGCCAGCTGGCGCATGGCGGCGGTATGATCCGGCGCGGTGACGCTTTCGCTGCGGCCGTCGAGGGTCAGGGTGGCCGCAGCGTTGCCCACGCGTTCAACGATGCCCCGGTGGTGGGTCTCCCCCGTTTCCGGGTTGGTGATCTGGAACTTGAGGCTGCTGCTGCCGCAGTTGATGACCAGGATGTTCACGCTGCCATCGTACCGCGTCGTTGTTAGTGAAAGTATTCACGATATTTCGAGGTCGTGAATTTTTTGTTTCATGATTCGTTCGGCCTGCAGGGGATCATGCAGCGCCGCTCCCAGCTGCGTGCGCAGAAACGTGCGCTGCCGCTTGGCGTAACGCCGCGTGGCCAACACGATGTCCGCGCGCATGCGCGCACGGTCGGTCAAACCCTGTGCAAAGACCAGCGCCTCGCGGTATCCGATCGCCTGCAGGGCCGTCGGCCTGCGGGCAGCCTGTCTCAGCGGACCGAGCACCCGCAGCGCCTCCTCGACCAGCCCGTCCGCGATCATGCGGTCGGTGCGCAGCGCGATGCGGCGCTCGAGCTCGGCCTCCGGCGGACTGATCGCCACCACTTCGGCACTCAGCACGGGCTGCGCTTGCGGAAACTCGGACGGAAAGCGGCCGGTGGCGCGGTACACCTCGAGGCTGCGCAGCAACCGACGCGGATTGCGCTCGATGCGCACGAGTTCCGCCGGGCGCAACGCCGCCACCTCGGCGAGCATGGCCTCCAGGCCGCGCTCGGCCAGTTCGTCCTCGAGTGCGCGCATGGCCGCCGGGTCCGAGGGCGGAGTGGTGGGCAGGCCGCGCAGCAGCGCCGAGAGGTAAAAGGCCGTGCCGCCCACGATCAGCGGAAGGCGTCCACGTGCGCGCACCTCCTCCACCGCCGCCACGGCGTCGCGCGCGAACTGCACCACATCGTAGTCTTCGGTCACCTCGCGGATGTCGATCAGGTGGTGCGGCACGCCCGCGCGCTCCTGCGGGGTCGGCTTGGCGGTCCCGATGTCCAGGCCGCGGTAAACCATCATGGCATCGGCCGAGATCACCTCCAGGGGAAACTCGCGCCCCAGGCGCAGGCTGAGGTCGGTCTTGCCGCTGGCGGTCGGTCCGGTGAGGATAACGGCACGGGTCACAAACAGGAGTTTACGGCGTGATGATACTCTGGAGCTATGACCCTGTGCCCCACCACGACTTGGCCGCTGATCGGAGTAGAGGCGTGAACGAACTGTCCCTAGAGCGGCTCAACACCCTGATGAAACTGCGCCAGGAGGTCGAAAACCTCGAGGTCGGCGGGCCGTGGTCGCCGGCGGCCGACTGGCTGGAAACCGATACGCACCTGATTCTGCTGATGGACCTGCCCGGCGTGGACCCCGAGAGCCTCGAGGTCGAAGAAAGCGAGGAAGGCCTGACCCTGGCGGGTGCGCGCGAACAGCTGGACCTCGAGGGCGAGGTGCTGGGCCGTGAGCGCCCGCAGGGCAGCTTCACCCGCAGCCTCGAGCTGCCGCGCGAGATCGTTCCGGGCAGCGGCGAGGCCCGCTTGCGCAACGGCGTGCTGGTGTTGCGCCTCGAGAAGCGCCACAAGACCATCAACGCCGGATAAGCCCTTCGGCGCCCCGAGAAGCCCCGCCTGAAGCGGGGCTTCATGCTGCGTGTTATAATCCGCCGCATGCAAAAACTCCTCAGCACCCTCAGCGGCGCGCAACTCGACGCGCTGTGGGTGACCAAACCGGAGAACGTCCGCTACCTCAGCGGCTTCACCACCCCCAAGGACGGCCGCGTCCTGATCACGCCGGAGCGCAGCATCCTGTACACCGACGCGCGCTACACCGTGCAGGCCCAGGAGGAATCCGCGCTCGAGGTGGTCATCGCCCGCGGTCCCGAGGTGCTCGCGCACGCCGCCGAGGTGGTGCGCGGCAAGCGGGTCGGTTTCGAGGCCGAACACCTGAGTGTCGCCGCCCTCGAGGACCTCTCGGCCCTGGAAGCCTCGCTGGTCCCCACCCGGGGTCTGGTCGAGATCCTGCGGCGCATCAAGACCCCCGAGGAGATCGCAAAGATCCGCCGCGCGCAGGAACTGGCCGACAACGCGCTGCAGGCGGTGCTGCCGCAGCTGCGGGCCGGGGTGCGCGAAATTGACATCGCGCTGGAGCTCGAGTACCACCTGCGCCGCGCCGGAGCCTCGGGTCCCTCGTTCGATTTCATCGTGGCGGGCGGTCCGCGCAGCGCGATGCCGCACGGCGTGGCCAGCGAGCGCGTGCTGCAAGACGGCGACCTGGTCACCATCGACATGGGCGCGGTGTGGGACGGCTACCACAGCGACATGACCCGCGCCTACCCGGTCGGCGAGATCCGCGAGCAACTGCGCGGCTTTTACCGCGCGGTCAAGGCCGCCCTCGAGGCGGCCGTGGCCCAGGTGCGCCCCGGGGTCTCGTGCCCTGAACTGGACGCGGTGGCGCGCGGCGTGCTGGCCGAGCACGGCCTGGCCGAGTACTTCGCGCACTCGCTGGGCCACGGCGTGGGCCTGGCCATCCACGAGGCCCCTTCGCTGAGCGCCCTGTCGCAAGACGTCCTCGAGGCGGGCATGGTGATCACGGTGGAGCCGGGCGTATACCTGCCCGGCGTGGGCGGCGTGCGCCTCGAGCACCTGTTGGTGGTGACCGAGAGCGGACACGAGGTGCTCTCGGCTTCGCCGATTCCGGAGTTATGAGGCGGCTCGCGCTGACGGTTCTGAGCGCTGCGGTGTGCCTGAGCGGTACAGGCCGCGCGGCGGACGAGTTCGTGCAGAAGGGCAGCGCCGTGTATTACGGGGGCCGTAAGGACTCCGAGACCACCATGGTGGCCGCCCACCCGTCCCTGCCGTTTGGGACCTGGGTGGAGGTGCGCCACACCCGTACGGGCAAGACCGTGCGGGTCAAGATCAACGACCGTGGACCGTTCGGCAATCCGGCCCGCATCATCGACCTGTCGCGCGACGCGGCGTCGGCCCTGGGCATCTTGCGCGAGGGCGTAGCCCCGGTGATCTTGCGGGTAGTCGCACCCGCAGCGCGCTGATCGTGTAGGATGTGCTGGGTCTGGTCACACAACCCGTCTAGGAGGATTTAAGATGTCCGATACCGCACTGCTTACCCTGGATACGATCGCCAAGTATCTGAAGGATAAAGAGGTCATTCTCGAGATTCAGGAGCAGAACAACACCCGTTTCATCCGTATGGGCTGGAAGTTCGAGATGGGCGACGCCGCCGTGCTGATCAGCGTCAACGACGGTCCCAACGAGACCAGCCGCCTCGAGATCACCTGCGTGACCCAGAAGACCTACCAAGATCGCATGAACGAGGTGGTCCAGCTGCTCAACAGCCGCAACCGCGAGCGCGCCTTCAGCCGCTCGATCGATGCGGACGGCAACGTCTGGCTCGAGTACGTGGGCTTCTACCCCACCCTCTCCGAGTTCCCCCAGGAAACCTTTGACACGCTGTTCGGCGGCGTGCTGATGCACTTCCAGGACGACTACGCCGCGCTCGAGGGCTTCCAGCCCAGCGCCCAGGCGTAATGTAGGGGCGGTCAGTCTGACCGCCTTTTTCCTGGACTTGTAAGTGAATGTTTTCACGATATTTCTGGATAGTGAAATAATTGTTTTATTACCAGATGATCGCTTCGGGCCCTCAGCGCAAAAAGTGGGTCATCGTGGCTTCACGGCGCTTGAACTACGCTGCGTTTGCCCGGCGCAGGCAAAACGCCTCTCGGGCCCGGAGGACCGTATGAACCAGAAGACACTCGGCATCATTGCCCTCGTCTGCTCGCCCGCCATGCTGATCGAGGGACTGCGCCACAACCTGAAACCGGTTCCCAACGAACTGACCGACCCGACCGGAGCGCTGCTGTACGCCGCCTTCTCGATCGGCTGGCTGTGCTCGATGATCGGGCTCCGGCGCCTGCGCGCAGCCGGAGACGGCCAAGCAGGCCGCTACCTGCTGGACCTGACCCTGGCCAGCATCACGCTGGCCATCTTGCAGACCCCCATGGACCTGCTCAAGCTTCCCACGTCGCATCCGCTGTACCTGGTGACCGACCTTGCGTGGCCGGCGAGCATGCTGCTGACCTTCGTGGTCAGTGTCGCCGCGCTGTTCGCCCGCGCCCTGCCCGGCTGGACCCGCTTCGTCCCGATGCTGTGCGGCATCTCGGTTCCCCTCACGCTGCTGCTGACCCTGCTGCTGGGCCGGGAACTGCCCGGACTGCTCATGCTGCTGCACACCGCGGTCGCCTGGGCCCTGCTCGGCTGGGTGGTCTACCGCAGCAACCCGCAGGGCCCAGCGCCCCTGCGCCCCCAACTCGCCGCCTGAGCGCTAGCGGGGCAGCGCCCGCAGGCGGTAGCCGCCCTTGGGGTTCGGCTCGAAACGCCCGAAAGCGTGCCGTGGATCGTGCGGCGGGGCGATCACCGCAGCGGCCTCGGCCCAGCGGGGAAACAGCTCCTTGCGCTTCTCGAGGCAGGTCACCGGGTACAGGTCATAGCCCATCACGTACGGGTAAGGCGCGTGCGCAAAGCTGGGCAGCAGATCGGCGGTGTAGACCAGGGTCTGGCCTTCGGACTCGAGGATCACCGCCTGCTGGCCCAGGTTGTGCCCCGGTGCGGGCAGCACCCGCAGCCCCGGCAGAATCTCGGCCTCACCCTCAACGCGCTCGAACAGTCCCGCGCGCTCGACCGGCTCGATGTACTCGTCCACGTAGTACGAGCCGCGCGAGCGCTCGTGCGCATGGTAGGCGTCGTACAGCTCCTGGGCCTGCACCAGGTAGCTGGCCCGCGCGAAAGTCGGCTTGCCCTGCGCGTCCACGTTGCGCCCGGCGTGATCGAAGTGCAGGTGCGTGTTGATCACCAAGTCGATGTCCGAGGGTTCCAGGCCCATGGCGCGCAGGCCGCTGAACACCGTCTCGTCGCGCTCGAGGGCAAACATGCTCTCGAACTTCTCGCCGCCGCGGTCCCACATGCCGGTCTCGACCAGCACGTTCTTGCCGTCGAGCTGGATCAGCAGCGGGTTGATGCGCAGCCGCACGCGGTTCTGATCGTCTGCTTCGGCCACCTTGGACCATAAAACCTTGGGGACCACGCCGAACATGGCTCCTCCATCCAGGCCAAAACTGCCGTCGGTGAGCGAGGTGACACGGGCGCGGCCGATGGTGAGCGAATGAAGCCACATGGCAGGACTGTAACACGAACGGATGTTAGGGACAGGGATTTGGGCTGCGCGGCGCCGCTCGCACGCCCAGTCAGCGCTGCGGCGCGGCGACAGGGGCCTGCTTTTCCTGCGCCTGGGCCTCGAGGTGGCGCAGCGAACGCGAGAAGAAGCCCAGCAAGCACAGCAGCGCGCCCAGCAGGCCCCCGCCGATGAACAGCCCGCGCACGCCGATCACCTCTCCGAATGCTCCGGCGATGAGCAAGCCCACCGGCGCGGCCAGGCCCATGACCGTGCTGAGCAGCGACAGCACCCGCCCCTGCAGCTGGTTGGGGATGGTGATTTGCAGCAGTGCGCTGATCGGGGCGTTGCCGAACGCAAAGGTGATGCCGCTGACCGCCCACCACAGCACGGCCAGCCAGAAGGCGTCGGCGGGGGCAAGTGCGGTAAGGCTCAGGGTGAGGCACGACAGGCCCAGGCCCAGCAGCAGGGCCGTTACCTGACGGCGGGGTGCGAGCGCGGTAACCAGCAGGCCGCCCAGCAGCATCCCGACGCCCGAGAGGCCTTCCATCAGAGCCACCTGACCGGCACCGCCGCCGAAATGCTCGCGGACCAGCAGCAGGGTGAGCGTAAAAGTCGGCATGATCACGGTGACGACCACACCCAGCAGCAGGTACAGGTGCCGCAGACCGCGATGGTGCCAGACCAGCGCCAGACCCTCACGGAAATCGGCCCACACCCCCTGTTGCTGCTCGGGCGGAATCCGCAGCTGCGGAACGCGAAAAAACAGCAGCGGCACGATGCCCAGCACGGCGGTCACGAGGTCGATGGCCAGCGCAGCGCTCAACGGCAAGACGCTGATGGCCAGCGCGCCCAGCGGCGCGGCGGCAACGGTCATCAGACCCTGCAGGGTCTGGTTGAGCCCGGCTGCGCGCGGCAGAAAGTCGGTGGGGACCAGCATGGCGGTGCTGGCAGCCGCAGCGGGTGCCTGAAACGCCTGCATGCTGCTGCGGACGAACATCATGGCGTACACCTGCCACATCTGCACCTGCTCGGTGGCAAACAGGTAGATCAAGACGGCCATGCACAGCGCCGAGACGCTGTCCGCAATGATCATGATGGCGCGGCGGCTGTAGCGGTCGGCCAGGGTGCCGCCCAGCGGTCCGAGCAGGGCCTGCGGCAGCAGCGCTGCGAGCCCGGCCATGCTGAGCGCGGCCACGCTGCCGGTCGTCTCGGTGATCCACCACAGCAAGACGAACTGCGTCAGGGCCGAACCGACCAGTGACAGGCCCTGCCCGGCGAAGATCAGCCCGAAGCGCCGGGCCCAGCCGGGACCCGGGTGCGGCAGCGCCTCCGAGAACCTCAGCGGGTCCACGACAGCAGCTCCTCTTTCAGGGCCTGCGCCTGCTCGGGACTCAGGCGGGTGCGCTCCATGAACTGTCCCATCCAGTAACCGTCGCAGGCCAGGCGGATCGCGTGCGCCCGTCCCGGGGGCAGCCCGTCGTTTTCGGCGGCCGCAACGTAGGTGGCCTGCAGTTCCAGCGAGCGCTGCAGGTAGTCATCGCCGTGCACCAGCGACGACAGCGCCAGGATCAGGGACGTTTCGTTGGCGTCCGGCTCGAAGTTGACCCGGATGTAGGCGCGCAGCCACGCCCCGGGCTGCCGCCCGTGCCGGGCGACCTCCTCCTCGAGGGCGGTTTCGAGCCTGCGGTGAAAGTGGGTGGCCACGCTCAGCGCCAGTTCGGTCAGCAGCGCCTCCCGCGAGGGAAAGTGGTGCAGCAGCCCGCCCTTGCTGACCCCGGCCGCTTTGGCCACGGCCTCGAGCGAGAGGGCGGAGCCGTGCTCCAGCAGAATCTGAGCGGCGGCGGCCAGCAGGGCCGCACGGGTGTGTTCGGAGT contains these protein-coding regions:
- a CDS encoding S41 family peptidase, with amino-acid sequence MSRRALLTLLAACTGLPALAAPSPAETFEQVWTLIERRYIYRARFEPRSPLSPLPLPRKSDAALPDALRRELLWQLGTWQDVRDYYLERIRQTADADAAQRLIGEAVSWLRDDHSVYYPPERARQVRALYPDLPCLPLSGATETSSRQVSAQLLGTVGVLRIPDFEGFARPAEVEAALADLETRGARAFVLDLRGNPGGQLLAMTRTAALFERGLLWRLRLRGSFPTPLPTWPPLGTPRFHQPLAILIDANVHSAAEGFAGGLQARGRARIFGQTPSAGNVEAVMPYCLEGGALVMVATGQLAPMGSASWEGQGVRPDETGGLEEAARWAGSQASD
- a CDS encoding acetate/propionate family kinase; the encoded protein is MNILVINCGSSSLKFQITNPETGETHHRGIVERVGNAAATLTLDGRSESVTAPDHTAAMRQLAARLPLESIAAVGHRVVHGGERFRTPVRIGPEVMRTLQEMAHLAPLHNPANIQGIRAAAEVLPGLPMVAVFDTAFHATLPERAYLYAIESRFYTEHGIRRYGFHGTSHEYVTGQLAQRLGQPLEDLRVISLHLGNGASAAAVKFGRSVDTSMGFTPLEGLVMGTRSGDLDPAVALWIAERGGVEHARELLNKRSGLLGLSGVSNDLRDLRRAAGEGNRWAQRALEVMSYRLTKTVGAYAAAMGGLNAVVFTGGVGENDADTRAEALAGLEFLGIELDAQRNASRGEARISADSSRVAVWVIPTDEELLIARKTLEVLSA
- the miaA gene encoding tRNA (adenosine(37)-N6)-dimethylallyltransferase MiaA, which translates into the protein MTRAVILTGPTASGKTDLSLRLGREFPLEVISADAMMVYRGLDIGTAKPTPQERAGVPHHLIDIREVTEDYDVVQFARDAVAAVEEVRARGRLPLIVGGTAFYLSALLRGLPTTPPSDPAAMRALEDELAERGLEAMLAEVAALRPAELVRIERNPRRLLRSLEVYRATGRFPSEFPQAQPVLSAEVVAISPPEAELERRIALRTDRMIADGLVEEALRVLGPLRQAARRPTALQAIGYREALVFAQGLTDRARMRADIVLATRRYAKRQRTFLRTQLGAALHDPLQAERIMKQKIHDLEIS
- a CDS encoding Hsp20 family protein; the encoded protein is MNELSLERLNTLMKLRQEVENLEVGGPWSPAADWLETDTHLILLMDLPGVDPESLEVEESEEGLTLAGAREQLDLEGEVLGRERPQGSFTRSLELPREIVPGSGEARLRNGVLVLRLEKRHKTINAG
- a CDS encoding M24 family metallopeptidase; the protein is MRRMQKLLSTLSGAQLDALWVTKPENVRYLSGFTTPKDGRVLITPERSILYTDARYTVQAQEESALEVVIARGPEVLAHAAEVVRGKRVGFEAEHLSVAALEDLSALEASLVPTRGLVEILRRIKTPEEIAKIRRAQELADNALQAVLPQLRAGVREIDIALELEYHLRRAGASGPSFDFIVAGGPRSAMPHGVASERVLQDGDLVTIDMGAVWDGYHSDMTRAYPVGEIREQLRGFYRAVKAALEAAVAQVRPGVSCPELDAVARGVLAEHGLAEYFAHSLGHGVGLAIHEAPSLSALSQDVLEAGMVITVEPGVYLPGVGGVRLEHLLVVTESGHEVLSASPIPEL
- a CDS encoding septal ring lytic transglycosylase RlpA family protein gives rise to the protein MRRLALTVLSAAVCLSGTGRAADEFVQKGSAVYYGGRKDSETTMVAAHPSLPFGTWVEVRHTRTGKTVRVKINDRGPFGNPARIIDLSRDAASALGILREGVAPVILRVVAPAAR
- a CDS encoding YbjN domain-containing protein — its product is MSDTALLTLDTIAKYLKDKEVILEIQEQNNTRFIRMGWKFEMGDAAVLISVNDGPNETSRLEITCVTQKTYQDRMNEVVQLLNSRNRERAFSRSIDADGNVWLEYVGFYPTLSEFPQETFDTLFGGVLMHFQDDYAALEGFQPSAQA
- a CDS encoding MBL fold metallo-hydrolase; amino-acid sequence: MWLHSLTIGRARVTSLTDGSFGLDGGAMFGVVPKVLWSKVAEADDQNRVRLRINPLLIQLDGKNVLVETGMWDRGGEKFESMFALERDETVFSGLRAMGLEPSDIDLVINTHLHFDHAGRNVDAQGKPTFARASYLVQAQELYDAYHAHERSRGSYYVDEYIEPVERAGLFERVEGEAEILPGLRVLPAPGHNLGQQAVILESEGQTLVYTADLLPSFAHAPYPYVMGYDLYPVTCLEKRKELFPRWAEAAAVIAPPHDPRHAFGRFEPNPKGGYRLRALPR
- a CDS encoding MFS transporter, giving the protein MDPLRFSEALPHPGPGWARRFGLIFAGQGLSLVGSALTQFVLLWWITETTGSVAALSMAGLAALLPQALLGPLGGTLADRYSRRAIMIIADSVSALCMAVLIYLFATEQVQMWQVYAMMFVRSSMQAFQAPAAAASTAMLVPTDFLPRAAGLNQTLQGLMTVAAAPLGALAISVLPLSAALAIDLVTAVLGIVPLLFFRVPQLRIPPEQQQGVWADFREGLALVWHHRGLRHLYLLLGVVVTVIMPTFTLTLLLVREHFGGGAGQVALMEGLSGVGMLLGGLLVTALAPRRQVTALLLGLGLSCLTLSLTALAPADAFWLAVLWWAVSGITFAFGNAPISALLQITIPNQLQGRVLSLLSTVMGLAAPVGLLIAGAFGEVIGVRGLFIGGGLLGALLCLLGFFSRSLRHLEAQAQEKQAPVAAPQR
- a CDS encoding TetR/AcrR family transcriptional regulator — its product is MVRTRNSEHTRAALLAAAAQILLEHGSALSLEAVAKAAGVSKGGLLHHFPSREALLTELALSVATHFHRRLETALEEEVARHGRQPGAWLRAYIRVNFEPDANETSLILALSSLVHGDDYLQRSLELQATYVAAAENDGLPPGRAHAIRLACDGYWMGQFMERTRLSPEQAQALKEELLSWTR